A single window of Candidatus Obscuribacterales bacterium DNA harbors:
- a CDS encoding S8 family serine peptidase produces MKNYRLYHGTFCLILLLMMILMAPAARSQNPCRCQALSTSASSRIGSYAPIVAIVNANTDMQLVESRLTKFGASYEAGPCDVKDCISYKVLGIRVPKEKIQDMLNALSKDSTFAGAQLNTLSSYYFCAGAATTATANDPYYPQQWNLKYMNIPKAWAARAPVSLFPCDVAVLDTFVFPQLNLELKNSFDPAGDHFRTAELNSYSDNHSLFHGTRISSIVAAEANNRNGIAGVTKPISGGTNSKVLAISIGNSDFSVIAGLCRLLASGKKVAVIGVAPEAPNTLLSSPIVAKLLRQYRNQGGLLFAPAGNWGQALGGQLDNSLILVAAVDKLGKPLSVNNAKSNYGAPVWFAAPGEDVLAIGSNPEIAGMRGTSPAAAMMAGVASLVWSVYPTLSNYDVLEILRRSTSGQNTGVLGFGVPDANKAIAETVKLRKAATSTLRQVTPQTQVSPTLNVAPIPQRSAPVPKAPESLIPSPSRTPVAPNPTR; encoded by the coding sequence ATGAAAAATTACAGGTTATACCATGGCACATTTTGTTTGATTCTTCTTCTGATGATGATACTCATGGCTCCTGCTGCAAGAAGCCAGAATCCCTGCAGATGCCAGGCTCTCAGTACATCGGCGTCATCGAGAATCGGTTCTTATGCACCCATTGTGGCAATCGTTAATGCAAATACGGACATGCAATTGGTCGAATCTAGACTTACAAAATTTGGTGCAAGTTATGAAGCAGGACCATGTGACGTAAAGGATTGCATAAGCTATAAGGTTTTAGGCATAAGAGTGCCTAAAGAGAAGATTCAGGACATGCTAAATGCTCTATCAAAAGACTCGACATTTGCAGGTGCGCAATTAAATACACTCTCGTCGTACTATTTTTGCGCAGGTGCTGCTACGACAGCCACTGCCAATGACCCATACTATCCTCAGCAATGGAATCTCAAATACATGAATATTCCCAAAGCTTGGGCGGCGCGTGCGCCGGTGAGTTTGTTTCCCTGTGATGTCGCTGTTCTGGATACTTTTGTTTTTCCTCAATTGAACTTGGAGTTGAAAAATAGTTTCGACCCAGCAGGCGATCATTTTAGGACCGCTGAGCTAAATAGCTACTCGGACAATCACTCGCTCTTTCATGGCACTCGAATTAGTAGTATCGTAGCGGCAGAAGCCAATAACCGTAATGGAATTGCCGGCGTAACCAAGCCAATATCGGGTGGAACAAACTCCAAAGTACTGGCGATTAGTATTGGGAATTCTGACTTCTCGGTCATCGCTGGACTATGCAGGCTATTAGCCTCTGGGAAGAAGGTGGCTGTTATCGGGGTAGCACCAGAAGCTCCCAACACATTACTTTCTAGTCCAATTGTGGCTAAGCTCTTGAGGCAATACCGCAATCAAGGTGGATTGCTGTTTGCCCCCGCCGGAAACTGGGGACAGGCACTTGGTGGACAACTGGATAATTCACTTATCCTCGTTGCAGCTGTGGACAAATTAGGTAAACCGCTTTCTGTCAATAACGCTAAATCAAACTATGGTGCCCCAGTCTGGTTTGCAGCGCCTGGAGAAGACGTTTTGGCCATTGGTAGTAACCCGGAAATTGCTGGAATGCGTGGCACTTCACCTGCTGCTGCCATGATGGCGGGAGTGGCTAGTTTAGTCTGGTCAGTCTATCCCACTTTGTCGAACTATGATGTTCTAGAAATACTTAGACGCTCAACTTCAGGACAAAATACTGGTGTGCTTGGGTTCGGTGTGCCTGACGCTAACAAAGCTATCGCAGAGACAGTTAAATTGCGTAAGGCGGCAACGAGTACTCTTAGGCAGGTAACTCCGCAAACCCAAGTGTCCCCTACCCTCAATGTGGCACCTATTCCCCAGAGATCGGCTCCTGTCCCAAAAGCGCCCGAATCTCTTATCCCGTCGCCATCTAGGACTCCTGTCGCACCGAATCCTACGAGATAG
- a CDS encoding helix-turn-helix transcriptional regulator, with the protein MSKPKPTHLGQFLRNLREQRGYDSIQEYARQYQLPVSYVYYTEIESGKKKISLETSKELCEALDVDLISFYYHVLKDVLPQDIQDDFLSLVPLHKVTDPDELAAKANQIQQAYQNNQLSRLSSATSSMPEAGDTFFSKHPELHSLVASIYCVSCTTDVELEKVAKQIGITMPIEEIIDKFTNLGIIDVTEGKPRLIKKLYDIIVTNDQRALSNIVRTETDRLIENNDISWTASANEASCFYGIVGLTKEKQKEFRALLADLDAEFDSYHQKNSEAEPQLMTVIFSPAKQYMQS; encoded by the coding sequence ATGAGTAAGCCGAAACCAACGCATCTAGGTCAGTTTTTGCGCAACCTGCGTGAACAGCGGGGTTACGACAGTATTCAGGAATACGCTCGACAATATCAATTGCCCGTCAGTTACGTTTATTACACGGAAATTGAGTCAGGTAAAAAGAAAATTTCACTAGAGACATCAAAAGAACTCTGCGAAGCCTTGGATGTGGATCTGATATCGTTCTACTATCACGTACTGAAGGATGTATTGCCGCAAGATATACAAGATGATTTCCTCAGCCTTGTCCCGCTGCACAAAGTAACCGACCCCGATGAATTAGCAGCCAAAGCGAATCAGATTCAACAAGCGTATCAAAATAATCAACTATCCAGACTTAGCTCAGCGACATCGTCCATGCCAGAAGCTGGGGACACATTTTTCTCCAAGCATCCGGAATTGCATTCATTAGTAGCCTCTATATACTGCGTATCGTGCACAACAGATGTTGAATTAGAAAAAGTAGCTAAGCAAATAGGCATCACCATGCCGATTGAAGAGATTATTGATAAGTTCACAAATTTGGGCATTATCGATGTCACAGAGGGCAAACCGCGGCTAATCAAAAAACTCTACGACATCATAGTCACGAATGACCAACGCGCACTGTCCAATATCGTTAGGACAGAAACCGATAGACTCATCGAAAACAACGACATAAGCTGGACGGCAAGTGCCAACGAGGCTTCTTGCTTCTACGGAATTGTCGGCTTAACCAAAGAGAAACAAAAAGAATTTCGAGCATTGCTTGCCGATCTGGATGCTGAATTTGATTCTTACCATCAGAAAAACTCGGAAGCAGAGCCGCAGTTGATGACCGTAATATTTTCGCCTGCTAAGCAGTATATGCAAAGCTAA
- a CDS encoding tetratricopeptide repeat protein gives MSWHEHLAKATAAMSRRDFAEAEQECNVALAEARDLPDSEQLQVNQAITGLLNVIRSAPSFGPSALPNPPVPPPEKISLWEARYDEGRALLQDRHYLSAANIFEETLEEARQLFTFPDHRLFENLFNLAHAQMKLGRYKHAESNMKESIKIAEAALGSDSGQVNLSRMCLAIVLGYQEKYDEAKLNFERAKLFVESDPEMIPDYLKLKEVFEEMMKQAGSLTAAEAMVKQAMDVQAQGQPERAEASFQMAINILEKAFGADHRYTSKIRQYLAKLYFECGQVDKATQYTEAGAARGQLQIAQAIANEQEGYKHLEAGNREEALLKFMEARQQYLSGISALEVWLGPDDQQLAVPLCYYASLLRELGWHAEADSYEARGQMLMKNNEQSL, from the coding sequence GTGAGCTGGCATGAGCATTTAGCAAAAGCAACTGCAGCAATGTCCCGCCGCGATTTTGCCGAGGCGGAGCAGGAGTGCAATGTCGCACTTGCTGAAGCCCGAGATTTACCAGACAGTGAACAATTGCAGGTAAATCAAGCAATTACTGGTTTGTTAAATGTAATACGTAGTGCACCGTCATTTGGTCCGTCGGCACTGCCGAATCCGCCTGTACCGCCTCCTGAAAAGATTTCGTTGTGGGAAGCGCGTTACGATGAAGGTCGCGCGCTTTTGCAGGATAGACACTATTTATCGGCTGCCAATATTTTTGAAGAAACGCTTGAAGAGGCACGCCAGTTGTTTACTTTTCCTGACCATAGGCTTTTTGAAAACCTTTTCAATTTAGCGCATGCCCAGATGAAACTAGGCAGATATAAACACGCCGAATCAAACATGAAAGAGTCCATTAAGATTGCCGAAGCTGCCTTAGGTTCAGACAGTGGACAGGTTAATCTAAGTCGCATGTGTCTGGCTATTGTGTTGGGCTATCAAGAAAAGTATGACGAAGCAAAGCTTAATTTCGAGCGCGCAAAACTCTTTGTGGAAAGTGATCCGGAAATGATTCCTGATTATTTGAAGCTAAAAGAAGTCTTCGAAGAGATGATGAAACAAGCTGGTTCATTGACTGCTGCAGAAGCTATGGTGAAACAAGCAATGGATGTGCAGGCTCAAGGACAGCCGGAAAGGGCCGAAGCTAGTTTTCAGATGGCGATAAACATTCTGGAAAAGGCTTTTGGAGCTGATCACAGATATACGAGTAAGATTCGGCAGTATTTGGCCAAACTCTATTTCGAATGTGGGCAAGTTGACAAAGCCACGCAATATACAGAAGCTGGTGCTGCGCGCGGGCAATTGCAGATTGCGCAGGCGATTGCTAACGAGCAAGAAGGCTACAAGCATTTGGAAGCGGGTAATCGCGAAGAGGCTCTGCTCAAATTTATGGAAGCCAGGCAACAGTATTTGTCCGGCATAAGTGCGTTAGAAGTATGGCTGGGTCCTGATGATCAGCAACTTGCTGTGCCGCTTTGTTATTACGCGTCACTGCTGCGTGAACTCGGTTGGCACGCCGAAGCCGACAGCTACGAAGCACG